A genomic stretch from Ureibacillus composti includes:
- a CDS encoding site-specific integrase, whose product MDKSRKHGVFSMENARLNNPKQKNNHWIPIDYALEVVFRQMNIAGNRPRTIDSYDYIFRGFCNVNNIHYVEEITINSIYFYLDNLDVSQRTKKIRLKTIKAVLGKFYFNDWLKEKFWLKIQIKVDTEVKAAAKESDILKLVHFIDKSTFIGFRDVTAILLMYRTGIRIYTLCELKERHIDFEKQYLNLDGSTLKNHKFLKLPIDDELTEMLQLLIKQNKKIRQHYKINNQSVFITQNGLSMSTSKSSNCAISKQLNKYSKRFGLENINPHAIRRGYAKSLLEKGASVPLISKALGHSDLAVTTQYLDLNVDEVANSLKEYL is encoded by the coding sequence TTGGACAAAAGCAGAAAACATGGTGTGTTTTCAATGGAGAATGCACGTCTAAATAATCCAAAACAGAAGAATAACCATTGGATTCCTATTGATTATGCATTGGAAGTTGTTTTTAGACAAATGAATATCGCTGGGAATCGTCCACGTACTATCGATAGTTATGACTATATTTTCCGTGGGTTTTGCAATGTAAATAACATCCATTATGTAGAGGAAATAACGATAAATTCAATTTACTTCTATTTAGATAATTTGGATGTATCCCAAAGAACGAAGAAAATACGTTTAAAAACAATTAAAGCGGTTCTAGGGAAGTTCTATTTTAATGATTGGTTGAAGGAGAAATTTTGGTTAAAGATTCAAATAAAGGTTGATACAGAGGTGAAAGCCGCAGCTAAAGAAAGCGACATTCTTAAATTAGTGCATTTTATTGATAAGTCGACATTCATTGGTTTTAGAGATGTTACCGCAATATTGTTGATGTATCGAACGGGTATACGCATATATACGCTTTGCGAGTTAAAGGAGCGGCATATTGACTTTGAAAAACAATATTTAAATCTAGACGGATCTACACTAAAAAACCATAAGTTTTTAAAGTTACCAATAGATGATGAACTAACAGAGATGCTTCAACTACTGATTAAGCAAAATAAAAAAATTCGTCAGCACTATAAAATCAACAATCAAAGTGTATTTATCACTCAAAACGGTTTATCCATGAGTACATCAAAATCATCTAATTGTGCGATTTCAAAGCAGCTTAATAAATATTCAAAGCGTTTTGGTTTAGAAAATATTAACCCTCATGCAATTAGGCGGGGATATGCGAAAAGTTTGTTGGAGAAGGGGGCTAGTGTGCCGTTAATTAGTAAAGCACTAGGTCATTCAGATTTAGCGGTAACAACACAATATCTTGACCTAAATGTAGATGAAGTAGCAAATAGCTTAAAGGAGTATTTATAG
- the smpB gene encoding SsrA-binding protein SmpB: protein MAKGTGKVLAQNKKANHDYFIEETYEAGMVLQGTEIKSIRNGKVQLKDSYVQIRNGEAWITNMHVSPYDQGNRFNHDPLRTRKLLLHKKQISELVGAVKRDGYTIVPLKMYIKDGYAKLLVGLGKGKKDYDKRNDMRKKEAKREMERAFKAKNQ from the coding sequence GTGGCAAAAGGAACTGGAAAAGTATTAGCGCAAAACAAAAAAGCAAACCATGATTACTTTATAGAAGAAACGTACGAAGCAGGCATGGTATTGCAAGGAACAGAAATCAAGTCGATCCGTAACGGAAAAGTACAATTAAAAGATTCATACGTACAAATTCGCAATGGGGAAGCTTGGATTACGAATATGCATGTAAGCCCTTATGATCAAGGGAACCGTTTCAACCATGATCCATTACGTACACGTAAATTGCTCTTACATAAAAAGCAAATCAGCGAGCTTGTTGGTGCAGTAAAACGTGACGGATATACAATCGTCCCATTAAAAATGTACATTAAAGATGGCTATGCGAAATTATTAGTCGGTCTAGGTAAAGGGAAAAAAGACTACGATAAACGTAACGACATGCGTAAAAAAGAAGCAAAACGTGAGATGGAACGTGCATTTAAGGCGAAGAATCAATAA
- the rnr gene encoding ribonuclease R, with product MTQNNDLQNRLLELMKNDDYKPLKVDEIEEVLQLEDADEFKELVKTLVRMEDQGFVVRSRSNRYGLPERMNLLRGKFIGHAKGFGFVTPEEEGMDDIFIPPHEINGALNGDTVLIRVLKETSGDRREGTITKIIERGKTTFVGTYQANRGFGFVVTDDKKMNMDIFVAKEDTLGAVDGHKVVVEITNWPSDIKSATGMITKILGHKNDPGVDILSIIYKHDIPPEFPKEVVDAAGSVPDTIDPKDLADRRDLRNETIVTIDGADAKDLDDAVTVTKNEDGTYKLGVHIADVSFYVTEGSIIDQEAYDRGTSVYLTDRVIPMIPHRLSNGICSLNPQVDRLTLSCEMIIDQNGHVVKHEIFQSVINTTERMTYSDVYKILEEQDEELMKRYEPLVPMFKNMAELAEILRNKRAERGAIDFDFKESKILVDDEGWPTDVVIRERTVAERLIEEFMLVANETVAEHFHWMQVPFIYRIHEDPKPEKLQRFFEFVTNFGLVVKGTGNTVHPKALQEIIKAIEGLPEEPVISTMLLRSLQQAKYYPESIGHFGLSTDFYTHFTSPIRRYPDLIVHRLIRTYLVNGDVSKETQFKWAQQMDEIADHTSERERRAVDAERDVDALKKAQYMSDKIGEEFEGMVSSITNFGIFVELPNTIEGLVHISNMTDDYYHFDDRQMIMIGEHTNRQFRIGDEVTVRVANVSIEESSVDFEIVGMVHTQHGRTRKAAPKVIHAGRRGEGDGERGGRRRRTTDGEKGERGSERGGRGKSSRGNGGGSGNGSSSTGGRKVKQKQKFYEGVAKKNKKKKNKKK from the coding sequence ATGACCCAAAATAATGATTTACAAAATCGATTGTTAGAGTTAATGAAAAATGATGACTATAAACCACTGAAGGTCGATGAAATCGAAGAGGTTTTACAGTTAGAAGATGCAGATGAGTTTAAAGAACTGGTAAAAACGTTAGTTCGAATGGAAGATCAAGGGTTTGTCGTTCGTTCTCGTTCGAATCGATACGGTTTACCAGAAAGAATGAACTTATTACGTGGTAAATTTATCGGTCATGCCAAAGGGTTTGGATTTGTTACACCAGAAGAAGAAGGAATGGATGATATCTTTATTCCACCACACGAAATTAATGGTGCCTTAAATGGTGATACCGTGTTAATCCGTGTCCTGAAAGAAACTTCTGGAGATCGCCGTGAAGGTACGATCACAAAGATTATTGAACGTGGGAAGACGACATTTGTCGGAACATATCAAGCAAACCGAGGATTCGGCTTCGTTGTAACAGATGATAAGAAAATGAATATGGATATCTTTGTAGCAAAAGAAGATACCCTAGGTGCTGTAGATGGCCATAAAGTAGTAGTAGAAATTACAAATTGGCCAAGTGATATTAAGTCCGCTACAGGGATGATTACCAAAATCTTAGGTCATAAAAATGATCCAGGTGTCGATATTTTATCGATTATTTATAAGCATGACATTCCACCAGAGTTTCCAAAAGAAGTGGTGGATGCTGCAGGTTCAGTACCAGACACAATCGACCCGAAAGATTTAGCTGATCGTCGTGATTTACGTAATGAAACGATCGTAACAATTGATGGCGCCGATGCAAAAGACTTAGATGATGCCGTAACGGTTACGAAAAATGAAGATGGTACGTATAAACTTGGCGTTCATATTGCCGATGTTAGTTTCTATGTAACAGAAGGCTCCATCATCGATCAGGAAGCATATGATCGAGGGACGAGTGTTTACTTAACAGACCGAGTAATTCCAATGATTCCACATCGTTTATCAAACGGGATTTGTTCGTTAAACCCACAAGTTGACCGTTTAACATTATCTTGTGAAATGATTATTGACCAAAACGGACATGTCGTGAAGCACGAAATCTTCCAAAGTGTCATTAACACAACGGAGCGAATGACGTATTCAGACGTGTACAAAATTTTAGAAGAACAAGATGAAGAATTAATGAAACGCTACGAGCCATTAGTGCCAATGTTTAAAAATATGGCAGAATTGGCCGAGATTTTACGAAACAAACGTGCTGAGCGTGGTGCTATTGATTTTGATTTTAAAGAGTCAAAAATCTTAGTAGATGATGAAGGCTGGCCAACTGATGTTGTCATCCGCGAACGTACAGTTGCTGAACGTTTAATTGAAGAGTTTATGTTAGTAGCCAATGAAACAGTGGCCGAACATTTCCACTGGATGCAAGTACCGTTTATTTACCGTATTCACGAAGATCCGAAACCAGAAAAACTACAACGTTTCTTTGAATTCGTGACAAACTTCGGATTAGTAGTAAAAGGAACAGGAAACACAGTCCATCCAAAAGCGCTTCAAGAAATCATTAAGGCGATTGAAGGACTTCCAGAAGAACCGGTTATTTCAACGATGTTACTTCGTTCATTACAACAGGCGAAGTATTATCCTGAATCCATTGGTCACTTTGGATTATCGACTGATTTCTATACGCACTTTACATCGCCAATTCGTCGTTACCCAGACTTAATTGTTCATCGTTTAATTCGTACGTATTTAGTGAATGGCGATGTATCGAAAGAAACACAATTCAAATGGGCACAGCAAATGGATGAAATTGCTGACCATACATCAGAGCGCGAACGCCGAGCTGTAGATGCAGAGCGTGATGTAGATGCACTGAAAAAAGCACAATACATGTCCGATAAAATCGGTGAAGAGTTTGAAGGTATGGTTTCGTCCATTACAAACTTTGGTATTTTCGTTGAGCTTCCAAATACAATTGAAGGTCTAGTTCATATTAGCAATATGACGGATGATTATTACCACTTCGATGACCGCCAAATGATTATGATTGGTGAGCATACAAACCGTCAATTCCGGATCGGTGATGAAGTAACCGTTCGTGTGGCGAATGTGAGCATTGAAGAATCATCTGTAGACTTTGAAATTGTAGGCATGGTTCATACCCAACATGGTCGAACTCGTAAAGCAGCGCCGAAAGTCATTCACGCAGGTCGCCGAGGCGAGGGTGATGGTGAACGAGGCGGTCGCCGTCGTAGAACGACAGATGGAGAAAAAGGTGAGCGCGGTAGCGAACGTGGTGGTCGCGGTAAATCCTCAAGAGGCAATGGTGGCGGCAGTGGTAATGGTAGTAGTAGCACTGGCGGACGTAAAGTAAAACAAAAACAAAAGTTTTACGAAGGCGTTGCCAAGAAAAACAAGAAGAAGAAAAACAAAAAAAAATAA
- a CDS encoding carboxylesterase, translating into MRKAELKPFFFEAGKRAVLLLHGFTGSSSDVRMLGRYLEKRGYTCLAPHYKGHGVPPEELIQTNPEDWWKDVVEAYNTLKEKGYEEIAVIGLSLGGVFSLKLGMQTPVKGIVTMCAPMTMRTTDKMFEGVLKYAGDYKRFEGKNDEQIEEEVEAIRKQGMPSLSELQQLIADVRGEISLIYAPTLVVQSKNDEVIDANSAHIIYNEVESLDKELIWFENSSHVITLDKEKNQLHEVIERFLEKLDWNV; encoded by the coding sequence ATGCGTAAGGCAGAACTAAAACCATTTTTCTTTGAAGCAGGCAAACGTGCGGTTTTATTATTACATGGATTTACGGGAAGTTCTTCGGATGTTCGAATGTTAGGTCGATACTTAGAAAAGCGTGGGTATACATGTCTTGCCCCACATTATAAAGGGCACGGGGTTCCACCAGAAGAATTAATTCAAACAAATCCTGAAGACTGGTGGAAAGATGTAGTTGAAGCATACAATACCTTAAAAGAAAAAGGATATGAAGAAATTGCTGTGATTGGATTATCCTTAGGTGGCGTTTTTTCCTTGAAATTAGGAATGCAAACGCCAGTAAAAGGCATAGTAACGATGTGTGCACCAATGACGATGCGGACGACCGATAAAATGTTTGAAGGCGTCTTAAAATATGCCGGTGACTATAAGCGTTTTGAAGGAAAAAACGACGAACAAATTGAAGAAGAAGTAGAAGCAATCCGCAAGCAAGGGATGCCTTCATTAAGCGAACTTCAACAGCTTATTGCTGATGTTCGAGGAGAGATTAGTTTAATCTATGCACCAACTTTAGTTGTCCAATCAAAAAATGATGAGGTTATTGACGCTAATTCTGCTCATATTATATACAACGAAGTGGAATCCTTAGATAAAGAATTAATTTGGTTTGAAAATTCTAGTCATGTAATTACATTAGATAAAGAAAAAAATCAGTTACATGAAGTGATTGAACGCTTTTTAGAGAAGCTTGATTGGAATGTCTAG
- the secG gene encoding preprotein translocase subunit SecG, whose protein sequence is MHTALLIVLIIVSIALIVSVLLQSSKSAGLSGAISGGAEQLFGKQKARGMDLVLHRITIVLAVLFFLLTILIVKL, encoded by the coding sequence ATGCATACAGCGTTATTAATCGTACTTATCATCGTATCGATCGCACTAATCGTCAGCGTATTACTACAATCAAGTAAAAGTGCTGGATTATCAGGTGCCATCTCTGGTGGAGCAGAGCAACTTTTCGGTAAACAAAAAGCACGAGGAATGGATTTAGTCTTACATAGAATTACAATTGTCCTTGCTGTTCTATTCTTTCTTTTAACAATTCTGATCGTAAAACTATAA
- a CDS encoding bile acid:sodium symporter family protein: protein MNILQRIGKFAGDTFAIWVLVAAGLAIWMPQNFTWIGGYITILLGIVMFGMGMTLKIDDFKLILQHPKGVIIGIISQFVVMPSLAFALAKIFNLPPEIAVGVILVGCCPGGTSSNVMTFLAKGNTALSVTITSCTTLLAPFVTPALIYFLASEWLPVSFMSMFMSVVQVVLIPIILGIVAQFVFKPLVQKSVDILPTVSVVAIVMIVAGVVSGSRDKILETGLLIFAIVILHNGLGYLFGFLIAKAFKLNYEDQKAVSIEVGMQNSGLGAQLALAHFDPLSAVPSAIFSFWHNISGPILATYWSSKADRLEKKKEETETITI, encoded by the coding sequence ATGAATATATTACAAAGGATTGGCAAATTTGCCGGAGATACGTTTGCGATTTGGGTTCTAGTCGCTGCCGGTTTGGCAATTTGGATGCCACAGAATTTTACTTGGATTGGCGGATACATAACAATTTTATTAGGAATCGTCATGTTCGGTATGGGGATGACGTTAAAAATTGATGACTTCAAACTGATCCTTCAACATCCAAAGGGTGTTATTATCGGAATCATTTCACAATTTGTCGTGATGCCATCATTAGCATTTGCACTTGCAAAAATCTTTAATTTACCACCAGAAATTGCAGTTGGAGTAATTTTAGTGGGCTGCTGTCCGGGTGGTACTTCATCTAATGTTATGACATTTTTAGCAAAAGGTAATACAGCTTTATCTGTAACTATTACTTCATGTACAACATTGTTAGCACCATTTGTGACACCTGCTCTTATTTATTTCCTAGCAAGTGAATGGCTACCGGTTTCATTCATGTCCATGTTTATGTCGGTTGTCCAAGTGGTATTAATCCCAATTATTTTAGGGATTGTTGCACAATTTGTCTTTAAACCACTTGTCCAAAAAAGCGTTGATATTTTACCAACCGTTTCCGTAGTTGCCATCGTAATGATTGTTGCGGGAGTTGTAAGTGGAAGTCGCGATAAAATCTTAGAAACTGGATTATTAATCTTTGCAATCGTTATTTTACATAATGGATTGGGCTATTTATTTGGTTTCTTAATTGCGAAAGCATTTAAACTTAACTATGAAGATCAAAAAGCTGTTTCGATTGAGGTAGGGATGCAAAACTCAGGATTAGGGGCACAATTAGCCCTTGCTCACTTTGATCCTCTTTCGGCAGTACCAAGTGCGATTTTTAGTTTCTGGCACAACATTTCAGGCCCAATCCTTGCAACGTATTGGAGCTCAAAAGCAGACCGTCTAGAAAAGAAAAAAGAAGAAACAGAAACAATAACTATTTAA
- a CDS encoding DMT family transporter → MGKTYAVMGFTMFLWGMNVALIKLLVNILPPLVMQGTRIFIAGIALFLILLCMKKQIIYKEMPWKFVLLASFLGVIAHHSLLALGLQQTSAVKTSLILGLAPLITAIIAIATRSTSLTKLRFFGFIIGFVGIIVAVVDDFSAVSIFGIGDLLVLGSILVQAFSFFVIRRVTLTIPPLVLTAYMLTIGSIFIMLFGLIFTPTGYLGFAEMDFVSWGIFIFSAVLATAVGHSLYNSMIKRIGTAETAIFTNLSTIFALTGSAVIIGETMHITQIFGCLLIVMGVLIGTGGVEEWIRKRKQIKQVVETHEECVKSPT, encoded by the coding sequence GTGGGTAAGACTTATGCCGTTATGGGGTTCACAATGTTTTTGTGGGGAATGAACGTGGCATTAATTAAACTTCTCGTTAACATACTTCCACCTCTCGTTATGCAAGGTACGCGAATATTCATTGCAGGAATTGCCTTGTTTCTTATTTTACTCTGTATGAAAAAGCAAATCATTTACAAAGAGATGCCTTGGAAGTTTGTTTTATTGGCATCCTTTTTAGGTGTGATTGCGCACCACTCTTTACTTGCGTTGGGGTTACAACAAACATCTGCAGTTAAGACATCGTTAATTTTAGGGTTAGCCCCATTAATTACAGCGATTATTGCGATCGCAACTCGTTCGACTTCTTTAACAAAATTAAGATTTTTCGGATTCATCATCGGCTTTGTCGGCATTATTGTTGCGGTGGTGGATGACTTTTCGGCTGTTTCGATTTTCGGGATTGGTGATTTGTTAGTTTTAGGATCTATTCTCGTTCAAGCGTTTAGTTTCTTTGTAATTCGACGCGTTACTTTAACGATTCCACCCCTTGTGTTAACTGCCTACATGTTAACAATCGGGTCTATATTCATCATGTTATTTGGTTTAATTTTCACGCCAACAGGATATTTAGGGTTTGCGGAAATGGACTTCGTTTCTTGGGGAATCTTTATTTTCTCTGCAGTTTTAGCGACAGCCGTCGGACATAGCCTATACAATTCAATGATTAAACGAATTGGTACAGCAGAGACCGCGATCTTTACTAATTTAAGTACGATTTTTGCATTAACTGGATCTGCAGTTATTATCGGTGAAACGATGCATATCACTCAAATTTTCGGCTGTTTATTGATTGTGATGGGAGTTTTAATTGGCACTGGTGGAGTGGAAGAATGGATTCGGAAACGTAAACAAATTAAACAAGTGGTCGAAACACATGAAGAGTGTGTTAAGAGTCCAACATAG
- a CDS encoding alkaline phosphatase — translation MGLRKKWLSYALVGALAVSSLGVMASQDAQAKDNKGKNKEEVENVIMLVMDGSSDDLSTLARWYKGEDLALDRILTGGVKTYSAESAITDSAPAATALATGNKSNSGYVGVLPSLVTTPGVKPVAEKDHFKPVANVLEGAKLDGKATGIVSTSEIQHATPAGFSAHVTKRSNYDDIAEQQVYQNMDVILGGGSDSLAKTRKDGENLLEVVEAKGYDYVTDRNELLKSKSKKLWGSFAPSAVAYDFDRETTKPEEPTIAEMTEKAINTLQKDKDGFFLMVEGSKIDWAAHANDPIGMISDFLAFDDAVQEALEFAEKDGNTMVIAVTDHGNSGITIGNKNTTSGYDTKPVIDYIKPLKEAKMTVEGALSLLKADRSNLLEVAALYGITNPSAAEIKALQETETKKLGSTMVKLLSERANIGFTTGGHTGEDVFLYSYGPAKPTGLVENTDLAHTMAKAMGFDLNQLSNKIFVNAEESFKKLGYTTSIDQTDTANPVFVAESKNKIVKIPENKNIVIVEDKKNGKSKTHELNTVTVYNDRQFFISEDALKLAK, via the coding sequence ATGGGTTTACGTAAAAAATGGCTTTCTTATGCTTTAGTAGGTGCACTAGCAGTTTCATCACTAGGAGTTATGGCTTCTCAAGACGCACAAGCGAAAGACAATAAGGGGAAAAATAAAGAAGAAGTTGAAAATGTCATCATGTTAGTCATGGATGGAAGCAGCGATGATCTTAGTACACTTGCTCGTTGGTACAAAGGCGAAGATTTAGCTTTAGATCGTATATTAACTGGTGGGGTTAAAACTTACTCTGCAGAATCAGCTATTACAGACTCTGCTCCAGCAGCAACTGCATTAGCAACTGGAAATAAATCAAATAGTGGTTACGTTGGGGTATTACCTTCCCTTGTGACAACTCCTGGGGTTAAACCAGTAGCTGAAAAAGATCACTTCAAACCAGTAGCTAATGTTTTAGAGGGTGCGAAACTTGATGGAAAAGCAACGGGGATTGTCTCAACATCTGAAATTCAACATGCAACACCAGCTGGTTTCTCTGCCCATGTTACAAAACGCTCTAACTATGATGATATTGCTGAACAACAAGTCTATCAAAACATGGATGTGATCCTTGGAGGTGGCTCCGACTCTTTAGCTAAAACTCGTAAAGATGGAGAAAACTTATTAGAAGTGGTTGAAGCGAAAGGTTATGACTATGTAACAGATCGTAATGAATTATTAAAATCGAAATCAAAGAAACTTTGGGGAAGTTTTGCTCCTAGCGCAGTAGCCTACGATTTTGACCGTGAAACAACTAAACCAGAAGAACCGACAATTGCTGAAATGACTGAAAAAGCGATTAACACATTACAAAAGGATAAAGACGGTTTCTTCTTAATGGTAGAAGGAAGTAAAATTGACTGGGCTGCCCATGCCAATGACCCAATCGGTATGATTTCAGACTTCTTAGCATTTGATGATGCAGTGCAAGAAGCATTAGAATTTGCTGAAAAAGACGGCAACACAATGGTCATTGCTGTAACTGACCACGGAAACAGTGGAATCACAATCGGTAATAAAAACACAACTTCCGGTTATGATACAAAACCAGTCATTGACTATATCAAACCATTAAAAGAAGCAAAAATGACAGTGGAAGGTGCACTAAGCTTATTAAAAGCAGATCGCTCAAATTTACTAGAAGTAGCAGCACTTTATGGAATCACAAATCCATCAGCTGCAGAAATTAAAGCTTTACAAGAAACTGAGACTAAAAAATTAGGCTCAACAATGGTAAAACTTTTATCAGAACGTGCAAATATCGGATTTACAACTGGTGGTCATACAGGTGAAGACGTATTCCTATATTCATATGGTCCAGCGAAACCAACTGGACTAGTTGAAAACACAGATTTAGCACATACAATGGCGAAAGCGATGGGATTCGATTTAAATCAATTATCGAATAAAATCTTTGTAAATGCAGAAGAATCATTCAAAAAATTGGGCTACACAACGAGCATCGATCAAACCGATACGGCAAATCCTGTGTTTGTTGCAGAAAGTAAAAATAAGATTGTAAAAATCCCTGAAAATAAAAATATTGTGATTGTAGAAGACAAGAAAAACGGTAAGAGCAAAACTCACGAATTAAATACAGTAACTGTTTATAATGATCGCCAATTCTTTATTTCAGAAGATGCGTTAAAACTGGCAAAATAA
- a CDS encoding ABC transporter ATP-binding protein, translated as MKIEVHDGNFYYAKKKKETKPFIYASDIDFTLERGEIMAILGPNGAGKTTLLKCITGLNCWKKGFTLIDGVELTKIPQKEIWKKIGYVPQAHKMVFGFSIEDLVVMGRAPYISSMSKPRKEDYDKAREALDEVGILHLAKKSCNEVSGGELQLALIARTLVSNPEVLILDEPESHLDIQKQVVILQTLKRLAKEHNISCIINTHYPNHAFYLADQVLMIAKEKKAIIGSVHEVMTETRMKEYFNIDLRKLIFDKEDLLFETMIPLALSAKREVSECRYNSFS; from the coding sequence ATGAAAATCGAGGTTCACGATGGGAATTTCTATTACGCGAAAAAGAAGAAGGAAACAAAACCTTTTATATATGCATCGGATATTGATTTTACATTAGAGCGCGGTGAAATCATGGCAATTCTTGGGCCCAATGGTGCAGGAAAGACAACCCTTTTGAAATGTATCACTGGCTTAAACTGCTGGAAAAAGGGTTTTACTCTGATTGATGGGGTGGAACTGACTAAAATTCCTCAAAAAGAAATTTGGAAGAAAATTGGTTATGTTCCACAAGCACATAAAATGGTCTTCGGGTTTTCCATAGAAGATTTAGTAGTAATGGGACGAGCTCCGTATATTAGTTCGATGTCAAAACCACGGAAAGAGGATTATGATAAAGCCCGGGAAGCCCTTGATGAAGTCGGGATTTTACACTTGGCAAAGAAATCTTGCAACGAAGTCAGTGGTGGGGAACTTCAACTAGCGTTAATTGCGAGAACACTCGTGTCAAATCCAGAAGTCCTTATTTTAGATGAACCAGAGTCACATTTGGATATTCAAAAACAGGTAGTCATTCTACAAACGTTAAAACGCTTAGCCAAGGAACACAATATCTCGTGCATCATTAATACCCATTACCCAAATCATGCCTTCTATTTAGCAGATCAAGTGTTAATGATTGCAAAGGAGAAAAAGGCAATAATTGGGTCTGTTCACGAAGTCATGACAGAAACTAGAATGAAAGAATACTTCAATATTGACTTACGAAAGCTTATTTTTGATAAGGAAGATTTACTGTTTGAAACTATGATCCCCCTAGCCCTTTCGGCAAAACGGGAAGTAAGTGAGTGTAGGTATAATAGTTTTTCGTAG
- a CDS encoding iron ABC transporter permease, producing the protein MKNWKNVLLWFLPLVIAVASLGIGRFEVDFVTVVKILTSHIFPTEETWTPMEENVVMTVRLPRIILALLVGAGLSISGASFQGMFANPLVSADILGVAAGAGFGASIGILLFGNGYITQGFAIVFGLAAIAFTYVIGGVGKNLPIFMLVLAGVVTSALFNALISLTKFVADPEEKLPSITYWLMGSLGTASWRDLWTAGPLILVGIIILLAVRWRINLLTLPEDEAKSLGISVTKLKWLVITGATLCTAAAVAIAGIVGWVGLIIPHIARMFVGTNNEKVLPVSITLGGAYLLIIDTLARSLTAAEIPLSILTAIVGAPFFAYLLRKTGGSWS; encoded by the coding sequence ATGAAGAATTGGAAAAATGTCTTATTGTGGTTTTTACCATTAGTAATTGCAGTTGCATCATTAGGTATAGGACGGTTTGAGGTAGATTTTGTAACGGTAGTAAAAATACTGACATCGCATATTTTTCCGACCGAAGAAACTTGGACGCCGATGGAAGAAAACGTGGTCATGACGGTGCGCTTACCACGTATTATCCTCGCATTACTAGTGGGCGCTGGGCTTTCTATCTCAGGTGCATCATTCCAAGGGATGTTTGCAAACCCTCTAGTAAGTGCGGATATTTTAGGGGTAGCAGCTGGGGCTGGTTTTGGTGCCTCGATCGGAATCTTATTGTTTGGGAATGGTTATATCACACAAGGCTTTGCAATTGTATTTGGTTTAGCAGCAATTGCTTTTACTTATGTGATTGGTGGAGTAGGCAAGAACTTACCTATTTTTATGTTGGTTCTTGCTGGTGTTGTGACGAGTGCATTATTTAATGCGTTAATCTCATTAACGAAATTTGTTGCCGATCCAGAAGAAAAATTACCGTCTATTACATATTGGTTGATGGGAAGTTTAGGTACGGCTTCATGGCGAGACTTATGGACAGCCGGACCACTCATTTTAGTTGGAATCATCATTTTATTAGCTGTACGTTGGCGAATCAACTTATTAACATTACCAGAAGATGAAGCAAAATCATTAGGGATTTCTGTTACGAAGTTAAAATGGCTTGTCATTACAGGTGCCACACTTTGTACAGCAGCAGCTGTTGCGATTGCCGGGATTGTGGGCTGGGTAGGACTAATTATTCCGCATATAGCTCGTATGTTTGTCGGAACAAATAATGAAAAAGTTTTACCGGTATCCATTACTTTAGGTGGAGCTTACTTGTTAATTATCGATACATTAGCCCGTTCATTAACGGCCGCTGAAATTCCTTTATCGATTTTAACTGCTATTGTGGGTGCGCCATTTTTCGCCTACTTATTACGCAAGACAGGGGGAAGTTGGTCATGA